CTTCACCTGATTCATCTGAGCTCATCCAACAGGAGCTTCTCCTCCTTGATCAGATGAAGAGCCTCCTTAGCTGCTAACTGCTCCCCTTCCTTCTTGGTTCTCCCTTTAGCCCGGGCTATCTCCCTCCCGTTGACAAGGAGTCCGATCTCGAAGATCGGCTGATGAGGAGGACCGATCTCGGAGAGAACGACATATTCGGGAAGGGGAAGGGAATGATCCTGAAGAAGCTCTTGAAGTGCCGATTTATAGTCGAATGGGGTGAGGGCAGAAAGATCTATTGAGGATAGAT
The sequence above is a segment of the Acidobacteriota bacterium genome. Coding sequences within it:
- a CDS encoding ribonuclease III; amino-acid sequence: GRGRKKLSLLANTYEALIAAIYLDGGLDSARSFIEREFTPDLSSIDLSALTPFDYKSALQELLQDHSLPLPEYVVLSEIGPPHQPIFEIGLLVNGREIARAKGRTKKEGEQLAAKEALHLIKEEKLLLDELR